One window of the Amycolatopsis mediterranei genome contains the following:
- the hflX gene encoding GTPase HflX, translated as MTELTHTEDHDDDLYDGDPSTGEMELEDRASLRRVRGLSTELDDVTEVEYRQLRLERVVLVGVWTEGTALQSEASLAELARLAETAGSEVLEGLIQRRTKPDPATYIGSGKVRELRDIVGSTGADTVICDGELSPGQLRQLEEKVKVKVIDRTALILDIFAQHARSKEGKAQVELAQLQYLIPRLRGWGASLSRQAGGRAGGANGGVGLRGPGETKLETDRRRINKRVAKLRREIAAMDTIRETKRGRRLANEVPSVAIVGYTNAGKSSLLNALTGAGVLVEDALFATLDPTTRRAQTPDGRGYTLTDTVGFVRHLPHQLVDAFRSTLEEAADADLLVHVVDGSDPAPEEQVSAVREVLGEITRKRKEPLPPELLVINKTDASDEVSLARLRHALAGSVQVSARTGAGIAELVEVIADRLPRPEVTVDVLVPYSRGELVARAHADGEVLEEEHAEDGTRLLVRVRPDLAAALREYETNSTRA; from the coding sequence ATGACAGAACTGACACACACCGAAGACCACGACGACGACCTGTACGACGGCGACCCGTCGACAGGCGAAATGGAGCTCGAGGACCGGGCGTCGCTGCGCCGGGTCAGGGGACTGTCCACGGAGCTGGACGACGTCACCGAGGTCGAGTACCGGCAACTGCGGCTCGAGCGCGTCGTGCTGGTCGGCGTGTGGACCGAGGGCACGGCCCTGCAGTCCGAGGCGTCGCTGGCCGAGCTGGCGCGCCTGGCCGAGACGGCGGGCTCGGAGGTCCTCGAAGGCCTCATCCAGCGGCGGACCAAGCCGGACCCGGCCACCTACATCGGCTCGGGCAAGGTGCGGGAGCTGCGGGACATCGTCGGTTCCACCGGCGCCGACACCGTGATCTGCGACGGCGAGCTTTCGCCGGGCCAGCTGCGCCAGCTCGAGGAGAAGGTCAAGGTCAAGGTGATCGACCGGACCGCCCTGATCCTCGACATCTTCGCCCAGCACGCCCGGTCGAAGGAAGGCAAGGCGCAGGTCGAGCTGGCCCAGCTGCAGTACCTGATCCCGCGGCTGCGCGGGTGGGGTGCGTCGCTGTCCCGGCAGGCCGGTGGCCGCGCCGGTGGCGCGAACGGCGGCGTGGGCCTGCGCGGTCCGGGTGAGACCAAGCTCGAGACCGACCGGCGGCGGATCAACAAGCGCGTGGCGAAGCTGCGCCGGGAGATCGCGGCCATGGACACCATCCGCGAAACCAAGCGCGGGCGGCGGCTGGCCAACGAGGTGCCCAGCGTGGCGATCGTCGGCTACACCAACGCCGGCAAGTCGAGCCTGCTCAACGCGCTGACCGGGGCCGGGGTGCTGGTGGAGGACGCGCTGTTCGCCACCCTCGACCCGACCACGCGGCGCGCGCAGACCCCGGACGGCCGCGGCTACACGCTGACCGACACCGTCGGGTTCGTGCGGCACCTGCCGCACCAGCTGGTGGACGCGTTCCGCTCGACGCTGGAGGAAGCCGCCGACGCGGACCTGCTCGTGCACGTGGTCGACGGGTCCGACCCGGCACCCGAAGAGCAGGTCAGCGCGGTGCGCGAGGTGCTCGGCGAGATCACGCGCAAGCGCAAGGAGCCGCTCCCGCCGGAGCTGCTGGTGATCAACAAGACCGACGCGTCCGACGAGGTCAGCCTGGCCCGGCTGCGGCACGCACTGGCGGGATCGGTGCAGGTCTCGGCCCGGACCGGGGCGGGCATCGCGGAGCTCGTCGAGGTGATCGCCGACCGCCTGCCGCGGCCGGAGGTCACGGTCGACGTCCTGGTGCCCTACTCGCGCGGCGAGCTGGTCGCGCGGGCGCACGCGGACGGCGAGGTCCTCGAAGAGGAGCACGCCGAGGACGGCACGCGCCTGCTGGTGCGGGTCCGCCCGGACCTCGCGGCGGCTTTGCGCGAGTACGAGACCAACTCGACCAGGGCCTGA
- a CDS encoding LysM peptidoglycan-binding domain-containing protein: MSILAERGHVRPATPVPAPLRPVRVLRGRRGEVHRPPTRARVVAGRRPAGAPCAAPRRVPVRWPWLAALAVASCLVVTGLGLFGGGAPGAPVPERTATVSVEQGDTLASLAARFAPESEPGAVVARIKELNRLDQAVLVPGLPLTVPVADVPAP; this comes from the coding sequence ATGTCCATTCTGGCCGAACGCGGACACGTTCGCCCGGCGACCCCGGTCCCGGCGCCCCTCCGTCCCGTGCGCGTCCTGCGCGGTCGCCGCGGCGAGGTGCACCGCCCGCCGACGCGCGCGCGGGTCGTGGCGGGCCGCCGCCCGGCCGGCGCCCCCTGCGCGGCGCCGCGGCGGGTGCCGGTGCGCTGGCCGTGGCTCGCCGCGCTCGCCGTCGCGAGCTGCCTGGTGGTCACCGGGCTGGGGCTCTTCGGCGGCGGCGCGCCGGGTGCCCCGGTGCCCGAGCGGACCGCGACGGTGTCGGTCGAGCAGGGCGACACGCTCGCGTCGCTGGCCGCGCGATTCGCCCCGGAGAGCGAGCCGGGCGCGGTGGTCGCCCGGATCAAGGAGCTGAACCGCCTGGATCAGGCCGTGCTGGTGCCCGGTCTGCCGCTCACGGTCCCGGTTGCCGACGTCCCGGCGCCGTAA
- the lexA gene encoding transcriptional repressor LexA, which yields MPEVYDVDETLTVRQQQVLDVIRSWVSRFGYPPSVREIGEAVGLTSTSSVSHQLRALQRKGYLRRDANRPRAVGVLSATDDNPMGIEMDQQPVMPKAAYVPLVGRIAAGGPVLAEQAIEDVFPLPREIVGEGELFLLKVTGDSMIDAAITDGDWVVVRQQPDADNGEIVAAMIDGEATVKTFKRKGGHIWLMPHNEAYEPIPGDDATVLGKVVAVLRRL from the coding sequence ATGCCCGAGGTGTACGACGTGGACGAGACCCTCACCGTCCGCCAGCAGCAGGTGCTCGACGTGATCCGCTCGTGGGTGAGCCGGTTCGGCTACCCGCCGAGCGTCCGCGAAATCGGCGAGGCGGTCGGGCTGACCTCGACGTCGTCGGTCTCGCACCAGCTGCGCGCCCTGCAGCGCAAGGGTTACCTCCGCCGGGACGCGAACCGCCCGCGCGCGGTCGGCGTCCTCTCGGCGACCGACGACAACCCCATGGGCATCGAGATGGACCAGCAGCCGGTCATGCCGAAGGCGGCGTACGTGCCGCTGGTCGGCCGGATCGCCGCCGGTGGCCCGGTGCTGGCCGAGCAGGCCATCGAGGACGTCTTCCCGCTGCCGCGGGAGATCGTCGGCGAGGGCGAGCTGTTCCTGCTGAAGGTCACCGGCGACTCGATGATCGACGCGGCCATCACCGACGGCGACTGGGTCGTGGTCCGCCAGCAGCCGGACGCGGACAACGGCGAGATCGTCGCGGCGATGATCGACGGCGAAGCCACGGTCAAGACGTTCAAGCGCAAGGGCGGCCACATCTGGCTGATGCCGCACAACGAGGCGTACGAGCCGATCCCCGGTGACGACGCCACGGTGCTCGGCAAGGTCGTCGCGGTCCTGCGACGCCTCTAG